A genome region from Triticum aestivum cultivar Chinese Spring chromosome 2B, IWGSC CS RefSeq v2.1, whole genome shotgun sequence includes the following:
- the LOC123041807 gene encoding uncharacterized protein has protein sequence MRLPKRALTFRRRAATPETPHAAARTATKPPVPTSVRAPPMENATAAPVTEEALPMDTPLAATRPASRRSNPVVERKFVELDDCLAKALNSRPRRYDVDARLFPEIQARIDFLRSLIAAERDSHSHTGGRPGHLVEAEERFGVLERAFQQWAQSVVAAATEDEEADQAASESGSSGGCSCNDSCSGFEFTGLEVASDPKCNPESGDAAEAQKEAAAAIEVAPATGTTARRRWWRRCAALCGAAGVVAVIALAAGLALEFAAVAGPSVNLVPT, from the coding sequence ATGCGGTTACCAAAGCGCGCGCTCACGTTCCGGCGAAGAGCCGCAACTCCTGAAACCCCACACGCGGCCGCTCGAACCGCAACAAAACCGCCCGTTCCCACATCAGTGCGTGCACCACCGATGGAGAACGCCACTGCCGCGCCAGTAACGGAAGAAGCCCTGCCCATGGAcacgccgctggcggcgacgcggCCGGCGAGCCGTCGCTCGAACCCCGTGGTGGAGCGGAAGTTCGTCGAACTTGACGACTGCCTCGCCAAGGCGCTGAACTCCCGGCCGCGGCGCTATGACGTGGACGCCAGACTATTCCCGGAGATCCAGGCCAGGATCGACTTCCTCCGCTCGCTCATCGCCGCCGAGCGGGACAGCCACAGCCACACCGGCGGGCGGCCGGGGCACCTTGTCGAGGCCGAGGAGCGCTTCGGCGTCCTCGAGAGGGCGTTCCAGCAGTGGGCGCAGAGTGTCGTCGCCGCGGCAACCGAGGACGAAGAAGCCGATCAGGCGGCATCCGAGTCCGGGTCGTCCGGCGGCTGCTCATGCAACGACTCCTGCTCCGGCTTCGAGTTCACGGGCCTGGAGGTGGCGTCCGACCCCAAGTGCAACCCCGAGAGCGGCGACGCGGCGGAAGCACAAAAGGAGGCGGCCGCGGCGATAGAGGTGGCGCCTGCGACAGGTACTACCGCTCGGCGGCGCTGGTGGAGGCGGTGCGCCGCTCTGTGCGGCGCTGCTGGCGTGGTGGCGGTGATCGCGCTCGCGGCCGGTTTGGCGTTAGAGTTTGCCGCGGTGGCGGGGCCGTCAGTCAACCTTGTTCCGACGTAG